One Setaria italica strain Yugu1 chromosome II, Setaria_italica_v2.0, whole genome shotgun sequence DNA segment encodes these proteins:
- the LOC101762384 gene encoding uncharacterized protein LOC101762384, protein MPVHAPHLLSAPSKPHCHAAALRFTVAASAATPSAAARKAVIVGGGLAGLAAATHLTSLSVPFTLVEASGRLGGRVATDVVDGYRLDRGFQIFLTAYPECRRLLDFPALRLRPFYPGALVFTGAGEPFYLLSDPFRLPLRSLSAVFSPVGTLADKVLVGLTRLRAAATPDDAILSAPETTTATHLQQLGFSPSIVERFLRPFLAGIFFDPALDTSSRLFQLVFKRLALGDNALPEDGIGAIASQLADRLPPGSVRLNSRAAAISRSGVTLDTGETIPGDLGVIVAVEQPEAEKLLPQLSVPEKPKKSERSTVCLYFSTDRALVEDPILLLNGSGKGIVNNMFFATNVAPSYAPAGKVLVSVSLVGSFADREDADLADEVVRELGGWFGSGEVASWKHLRTYRIGFTQPDQTPPTTPAGRDPRIGDGLYVCGDHWCSATFDGALVSGRRAAEALAKDRGLSS, encoded by the coding sequence ATGCCCGTCCACGCGCCCCACCTGCTCTCCGCGCCGTCCAAGCCCCACTGCCATGCCGCCGCGCTCCGATTCACcgtggccgcctccgccgcgacgCCGTCGGCTGCCGCCCGCAAGGCCGTCATTGTCGGCGGCGGGCTCGCGGGGCTCGCCGCGGCGACGCACCTGACCTCGCTCTCCGTGCCGTTCACGCTCGTCGAGGCCTCGGGGCgcctcggcggccgcgtcgcCACCGACGTCGTCGACGGGTACCGCCTCGACCGGGGCTTCCAGATCTTCCTCACGGCGTACCCggagtgccgccgcctcctcgactTCCCCGCGCTGCGGCTCCGGCCGTTCTACCCCGGCGCGCTCGTCTtcaccggcgccggggagcCGTTCTACCTGCTCTCCGACCCGTTCCGCCTCCCGCTCCGCTCCCTCTCCGCGGTGTTCTCCCCCGTGGGCACCCTGGCCGACAAGGTCCTCGTCGGGCTCACGCGGCTCCGCGCGGCGGCCACACCCGACGACGCCATCCTCTCGGCGCCGGAGACGACCACGGCAACGCACCTGCAGCAGCTCGGGTTCTCGCCGTCCATCGTGGAGCGGTTCCTGCGGCCGTTCCTCGCCGGGATATTCTTCGACCCGGCGCTCGACACGTCGTCCCGCCTCTTCCAGCTCGTGTTCAAGCGCCTCGCCCTCGGCGATAACGCGCTGCCGGAGGACGGCATCGGCGCCATCGCGTCGCAGCTCGCGGATCGCCTCCCTCCCGGCTCAGTCCGCCTCaactcccgcgccgccgccatcagcaGGTCCGGCGTGACGCTCGACACCGGCGAGACCATCCCCGGCGACCTCGGCGtcatcgtcgccgtcgagcaGCCGGAGGCCGAGAAGCTCCTGCCGCAGCTATCAGTTCCAGAGAAGCCCAAGAAATCCGAGAGGAGCACCGTCTGCCTCTACTTCTCTACCGACCGGGCGCTGGTCGAGGATCCCATCCTGCTCCTCAACGGGTCCGGCAAGGGGATCGTGAACAACATGTTCTTCGCCACCAATGTGGCGCCGTCGTACGCGCCGGCGGGGAAGGTGCTGGTATCCGTGTCCCTCGTCGGCTCGTTCGCCGACAGGGAGGACGCCGATCTGGCCGACGAGGTGGTCCGGGAGCTCGGCGGGTGGTTCGGCTCCGGAGAGGTCGCGTCGTGGAAGCATTTGAGGACGTACCGTATCGGGTTCACGCAACCGGACCAGACACCGCCCACGACGCCGGCCGGGAGGGACCCGAGGATCGGCGACGGCTTGTACGTCTGCGGTGACCACTGGTGCTCGGCCACGTTCGATGGCGCGCTGGTGTccgggaggagggcggctgagGCTCTGGCCAAGGACAGGGGATTGTCCTCTTAA
- the LOC101754554 gene encoding protein TsetseEP-like, whose protein sequence is MASTNTMSSFMLVLALLLSCGGMSNAARRMQELPKPDLPPLPKPEEPKPEPLPVPPQPLPNPEPLPVPPQPLPNPEPLPNPEPLPVPPQPLPKPEPLPVPPQPLPKPDPLPVPPQPLPKPDPLPVPPQPLPKPDPLPVPPQPLPQPELPKPELPPPVLAGELPPKPEAVPPKPEVVPPQP, encoded by the coding sequence ATGGCTTCCACGAACACCATGTCCTCCTTCATGCTCGTCCTGGCGTTGCTGCTCTCATGCGGTGGCATGAGCAACGCGGCGCGGCGGATGCAGGAGCTCCCGAAGCCTGACCTGCCGCCTCTTCCCAAGCCTGAAGAACCGAAGCCTGAGCCCCTGCCGGTGCCGCCGCAGCCCCTGCCGAACCCTGAGCCGCTGCCGGTACCGCCACAGCCCCTGCCGAATCCTGAGCCCCTGCCAAACCCTGAGCCGCTGCCGGTGCCACCACAGCCCTTGCCCAAGCCCGAGCCGCTGCCGGTGCCACCTCAGCCTCTTCCCAAGCCCGACCCGCTGCCGGTGCCACCACAGCCTCTTCCCAAGCCCGACCCATTGCCGGTGCCACCACAACCCCTACCGAAGCCGGATCCATTGCCGGTACCACCACAGCCCCTGCCCCAACCCGAACTGCCGAAGCCGGAGCTGCCACCCCCGGTGCTGGCTGGTGAGCTTCCACCAAAGCCAGAGGCAGTGCCACCGAAGCCGGAGGTGGTCCCGCCACAGCCATGA
- the LOC101763600 gene encoding 4-alpha-glucanotransferase DPE1, chloroplastic/amyloplastic, which produces MVLARVLTLPLPAPSSTPHRRFLLPPRAARVLPVRAAACRAASAMAAVAALDPAAAAAVGVGEELPEGYDQMMPTVEPARRRRAGVLLHPTSLRGPHGIGDLGDEALAFLHWLRDAGCTLWQVLPLVPPGRSAGEDGSPYSGQDANCGNTLLISLEELVKDGLLMEDELPSPVDVEYVEFDTVANLKEPLIAKAAERLLLGQGELRTQYDCFKKDPNISAWLEDAALFAAIDRSIGAFSWYEWPEPVKNRHLGALEDIYLKQKDFIETFMAQQFLFQRQWQRIRKYAQKLGISIMGDMPIYVGYHSADVWANRKSFLLDKNGFPTFVSGVPPDAFSETGQLWNSPLYDWRAMEADGFSWWIKRIKRALDLYDEFRIDHFRGLAGFWAVPSDAKVALVGSWRAGPRNAFFDAIFKAVGSINIIAEDLGVITEDVVQLRKTIGAPGMAVLQFAFGSGSDNPHLPHNHEMDQVVYTGTHDNDTVLGWWKTLPEEERQIVIKYLPEAENTDISWTLITAALSSVARTSMVTMQDILGLDSSGRMNTPATQKGNWRWRIPSSVGFDSLSPEAAKLKELLALYNRL; this is translated from the exons ATGGTTCTCGCGCGCGTCCTCACGCTCCCGCTGCCCGCCCCGTCTTCCACGCCCCaccgccgcttcctcctcccgccccgGGCGGCGCGCGTGCTCCCCGTGCGGGCCGCGGCCTGCCGCGCAGCGAGCGCGatggcggccgtggcggcgctggaccccgccgcggccgcggccgtgggCGTCGGGGAGGAGCTGCCGGAGGGGTACGATCAGATGATGCCCACCGTggagccggcgcggcggcggcgtgcgggggTGTTGCTGCACCCGACGTCGCTCCGGGGCCCGCACGGCATTGGCGACCTCGGCGACGAGGCGCTCGCCTTCCTCCACTGGCTACGCGACGCCGGCTGCACGCTCTGGCAG GTTCTGCCACTTGTTCCTCCAGGGAGGTCGGCTGGGGAGGATGGATCTCCTTATTCTGGGCAG GATGCCAACTGTGGTAATACCCTTTTGATATCTCTTGAAGAGCTTGTAAAAGATGGTCTATTGATGGAAGATGAACTTCCTAGTCCTGT GGATGTGGAGTATGTTGAATTTGACACCGTTGCAAATCTGAAAGAACCTCTTATTGCAAAG GCAGCAGAGAGGCTCTTACTGGGTCAAGGAGAGCTCAGAACACAATATGACTGCTTCAAGAAAGATCCAAATATATCAG CTTGGCTTGAAGATGCAGCACTTTTTGCTGCTATTGACAGAAGCATTGGTGCATTCTCCTGGTATGAGTGGCCTGAACCTGTGAAAAATCGCCATCTTGGAGCCTTGGAAGACATATATCTAAAACAGAAGGACTTT ATAGAGACAtttatggctcagcaattcttATTTCAAAGGCAATGGCAACGGATCCGTAAATATGCACAGAAGCTGGGTATCAGCATAATGGGTGACATGCCTATATATGTTGGCTACCATAGTGCAGATGTATGGGCAAACAGGAAATCATTTTTGCTG GACAAGAATGGCTTCCCCACTTTTGTTAGTGGTGTCCCACCTGATGCATTTAGTGAAACTGGTCAGCTATGGAACAG TCCATTGTATGACTGGAGAGCTATGGAAGCAGATGGCTTTTCATGGTGGATAAAGAGGATTAAACGAGCCCTTGATTTGTATGATGAGTTCCGTATCGACCATTTCCGGGGGCTTGCAGGTTTTTGGGCAGTACCTTCTG ACGCAAAAGTAGCACTAGTTGGAAGCTGGAGG GCTGGACCAAGGAATGCCTTTTTTGATGCGATCTTCAAGGCTGTTGGTAGCATAAATATAATAGCAGAAGACCTG GGGGTGATTACTGAAGATGTCGTTCAGCTAAGGAAAACAATTGGGGCCCCTGGGATGGCAGTTCTCCAGTTTG CCTTTGGATCTGGCTCTGACAACCCTCACTTGCCGCATAACCATGAAATGGACCAAGTTGTGTACACCGGAACACATGATAATGATACA GTTCTTGGCTGGTGGAAAACTTTACCCGAGGAAGAGAGGCAAATT GTGATTAAGTATCTACCGGAAGCCGAGAATACTGACATCTCATGGACACTGATTACTGCTGCTCTTTCTTCTGTTGCGAGGACTTCCATGGTAACCATGCAGGATATTCTTGGCCTCGACAGTTCTGGTAGAATGAACACTCCAGCTACCCAG AAAGGAAACTGGAGATGGAGGATACCGAGCTCCGTTGGCTTCGACAGCCTTAGCCCTGAGGCAGCAAAGCTGAAGGAGTTGCTTGCGCTGTACAATCGTCTGTGA
- the LOC101761969 gene encoding putative MYST-like histone acetyltransferase 1, whose translation MGSMEPSTAPENGSAAGGGGAACNGAGAAPNGGGMERRLRSSAASASWAAHLPLEVGTRVMCRWRDQKLHPVKVIERRKGSSSSSPADYEYYVHYTEFNRRLDEWVKLEQLDLDTVETDVDEKVEDKATSLKMTRHQKRKIDETHVEQGHEELDAASLREHEEFTKVKNIAKIELGRYEIDTWYFSPFPPEYNDCPKLFFCEFCLNFVKRKEQLQRHMKKCDLKHPPGDEIYRSGTLSMFEVDGKKNKVYGQNLCYLAKLFLDHKTLYYDVDLFLFYVLCECDDRGCHMVGYFSKEKHSEESYNLACILTLPPYQRKGYGKFLIAFSYELSKKEGKVGTPERPLSDLGLLSYRGYWTRVLLEILKKHKGNISIKELSDMTAIKADDILSTLQSLDLIQYRKGQHVICADPKVLDRHLKAAGRGGLDVDVSKLIWTPYKEQG comes from the exons ATGGGCTCCATGGAACCGTCGACCGCGCCGGAGaacggctccgccgccggcggcggcggcgcggcgtgcaaCGGGGCGGGCGCAGCACCGAACGGAGGAGGTATGGAGAGGAGGCTGAGGTCCTCGGCCGCGTCCGCATCGTGGGCGGCGCACCTGCCCCTGGAGGTGGGCACACGCGTGATGTGCCGGTGGCGCGACCAGAAGCTCCACCCGGTCAAGGTCATCGAGCGCCGCAAgggctcctcttcctcttcccccgCTGACTACGAGTACTACGTCCACTACACCGAGT TCAATAGAAGACTCGATGAGTGGGTTAAGCTTGAGCAACTTGATCTTGATACTGTTGAGACTGATGTTGATGAGAAAGTAGAAGATAAG GCAACAAGCTTAAAGATGACACGGCATCAAAAACGTAAAATTGATGAAACACATGTGGAG CAAGGACATGAGGAGCTTGATGCAGCCAGCTTGAGGGAACATGAAGAATTCACAAAGGTGAAAAATATTGCGAAGATAGAACTTGGGAGATATGAGATAGATACATGGTATTTCTCTCCTTTTCCACCAGAGTACAATGACTGCCCGAAGCTGTTTTTCTGTGAATTTTGCCTCAACTTCGTGAAGCGCAAAGAACAGCTTCAGAGGCACATG AAGAAGTGCGACCTTAAACATCCCCCAGGTGATGAAATCTATAGAAGTGGAACTCTGTCGATGTTCGAG GTTGATGGCAAGAAGAACAAGGTTTACGGACAGAATCTTTGTTATCTGGCCAAGCTATTTCTTGATCACAAGACGTTATACTATGACGTTGATTTATTCTTGTTTTATGTCCTGTGTGAATGTGATGACCGGGGATGTCATATGGTGGGATATTTCTCTAAG GAAAAGCACTCCGAAGAATCTTATAATTTGGCTTGCATTCTCACTCTCCCTCCATATCAAAGAAAAGGATATGGAAAGTTCCTGATTGCTTTCT CATATGAGCTTTCCAAGAAGGAAGGTAAAGTTGGGACACCGGAGCGTCCTCTTTCTGATCTTGGTCTGCTCAGTTATAGAGGTTATTGGACTAGAGTGCTTCTAGAAATTCTGAAGAAACATAAGGGCAACATATCTATAAAG GAACTTAGCGATATGACGGCAATAAAAGCAGATGACATCTTGAGCACGCTGCAGAGCCTGGACCTAATCCAGTACCGCAAAGGGCAGCACGTCATCTGCGCGGACCCAAAGGTCCTCGACCGCCACCTCAAGGCGGCGGGTCGGGGCGGCCTGGACGTCGACGTTAGCAAGCTGATCTGGACTCCCTACAAGGAGCAAGGCTAA
- the LOC101763193 gene encoding E3 ubiquitin-protein ligase RKP, with protein MAEGSCSHRRSGFSPGLAVLLSGDEAKISPQKTHLVSYHDEIGHQAVERTIERILDLPHKSVVRPPGLIDAAFVRSVLRNQARKFDLDWDKCIPGYHGSVLIDDKGSGQSKVVLDDSSICGKFRSVRGPLLVESSAPFSSARANACVWKGKWMYEVTLETSGVQQLGWATLSCPFTDQKGVGDADDSYSFDGRRVTKWNNDPKPYGQPWAVGDVIGCCINLDAREITFYRNGTSLGVAFGGIRNVEPSKGYYAAISLSEGERCHLNFGSHPFRYPVDGFEPMELPPRSSTFTTYLLRCLFRLLEVQNLEKSESAYFEKLRRVKKFAPLQELFRPISEAICAEFFSAIEVSQGCLEYIAWGSLTTLLLDVFRAREPHDLSCLDQILDLFLQFPGCTSLLQELIVALSCMCKVAPLVLTECPYSGSYPFLALVCHLLRHKDVMCLWWNSEDFSFSFEGFLTRKIPNKHDLQCLVPSVWWPGSSEDEVSMTLTMTTLSDAIKKIEEMHRELCSLVICFIPPVSPTQPPGSVFRSFVQSLVLKARGGDHRMIVNGTFNNTVLVSLYTVILHLLSEGFSMDSSGSASSSKVNCGNGVGFLHKGGKRKFPTQLLFRNDAYYSVIPRIGGSPSILMHHQFDDVEDEVQWDEGCMNDEETHVTHTTVQKPCCCSVTDATIGLRYKESAKYVPSTSKGPCKPMPERPAHVAAECSGRSLSDEIEDKASTSTQSEIEYGYQTLHNLESMPMATQSSSEALKEEELLDVMLLLYHLGISPNFRQAFYFMSQQSQSIYLLEETDRQIREKSCAEQVRRLKEARNSYHEDLVDCVRHCVWYRATLFSPWKQRGMYATCMWVVELLLVLSDSKTIFQYVPEFYVESLVDCFHALRRSDPPFVSPAVFLKQGLASFVTLVVKHFDDTRIVNPDLKDLLLQSISVLVQYKEFMLVFENNREAINRMPRSLLSAFDNRSWIPVSNILFRLCKGSGFASSKNGESSSSATFQVLLRETCIHEQELFFSFLNRLFNTLSWTMTEFSMSIREMQDKHQVADLQQRKCSVIFDISCNLARILEFCTREIPCAFLAGPDMNLRRLTELVVFILNHIISAANAEFFDMTLRRPGQHQEKTNRTMILAPLVGIILNLMECSSTSEHRELNDVIAVFASMDCPTTIHFGLQYLLSYNWSNVLRGDASLAKLAQLEEFSHYFRRITMAVDGEDRILNTGDEEKDDTCCICYSCDSDATFQPCHHRSCFGCISRHLLNSQRCFFCNAVVTSVTRIADS; from the exons ATGGCAGAAGGAAGCTGTAGCCATAGGAGGAGTGGTTTCTCCCCTGGGCTGGCTGTGTTATTGTCTGGCGATGAAGCTAAGATTAGTCCCCAGAAGACACACTTGGTGTCCTATCATGACGAGATTGGGCATCAGGCTGTCGAGAGGACTATAGAGCGCATTCTTGATCTCCCTCACAAGTCAGTGGTCCGGCCTCCTGGACTGATCGATGCGGCCTTTGTGCGCTCAGTGTTGAGGAATCAGGCTAGAAAATTTGATCTTGACTGGGACAAATGTATCCCTGGATACCATGGTAGTGTCTTGATTGATGACAAAGGTTCTGGGCAGAGCAAGGTGGTTCTTGATGATTCAAGCATTTGCGGTAAGTTCAGGAGTGTCAGGGGACCGTTACTTGTTGAGAGCTCTGCCCCATTCAGCAGTGCTAGGGCTAATGCCTGCGTGTGGAAGGGCAAGTGGATGTATGAGGTGACCCTGGAGACTTCTGGAGTCCAGCAGCTTGGATGGGCTACTCTCTCTTGTCCTTTTACTGATCAGAAAGGTGTTGGTGATGCTGATGATTCATATTCATTTGATGGCCGAAGGGTGACTAAGTGGAACAATGACCCAAAGCCGTATGGCCAGCCATGGGCAGTAGGGGATGTGATCGGTTGCTGCATCAACTTGGATGCAAGAGAGATCACCTTTTACAGGAATGGGACATCTCTTGGTGTTGCATTTGGTGGAATTCGCAATGTGGAACCAAGCAAGGGCTACTATGCTGCAATCTCCCTCTCAGAAGGTGAGCGTTGTCATCTGAATTTCGGCTCACATCCATTCAGGTATCCTGTTGATGGGTTCGAACCAATGGAGTTGCCACCGCGCTCTTCGACATTCACGACGTATCTTCTTAGATGTTTGTTCCGATTGCTAGAAGTTCAAAATCTGGAGAAATCTGAATCAGCATACTTTGAGAAACTGAGGAGGGTCAAGAAATTCGCACCACTGCAAGAACTCTTTCGACCAATTTCAGAAGCGATATGTGCAGAATTTTTCAGTGCTATTGAAGTGAGCCAAGGGTGCCTTGAGTATATTGCCTGGGGCTCATTGACCACTCTTCTCTTAGATGTTTTCAGGGCGCGTGAGCCGCATGATCTCTCATGCCTTGATCAGATTCTCGACCTTTTCCTTCAGTTCCCAGGTTGCACATCATTATTGCAGGAGCTCATCGTGGCACTTTCTTGCATGTGCAAAGTTGCACCACTTGTGTTGACAGAGTGCCCATATTCTGGGTCATATCCATTTTTAGCACTGGTTTGTCACCTTCTTAGGCATAAGGATGTAATGTGTCTATGGTGGAACTCAGAAGATTTTTCATTCTCATTTGAAGGGTTTCTTACAAGGAAGATACCAAATAAGCATGATTTACAGTGCCTCGTACCATCTGTTTGGTGGCCTGGGTCTTCTGAGGATGAGGTTAGCATGACACTGACGATGACAACACTCTCAGATGCAATCAAGAAG ATCGAGGAGATGCATCGTGAGCTTTGCAGCTTGGTGATATGCTTTATTCCACCAGTTTCTCCCACTCAGCCTCCAGGCTCTGTATTTAGGTCCTTTGTACAAAGTTTGGTACTGAAAGCTAGAGGTGGAGATCATAGGATGATTGTCAATGGGACTTTCAACAATACTGTGCTTGTTTCATTGTACACCGTAATCCTCCATTTGTTGTCTGAAGGATTTTCCATGGATTCTTCTGGGTCTGCATCATCCTCTAAAGTGAACTGTGGTAATGGGGTTGGATTTCTTCACAAAGGTGGAAAGAGGAAGTTTCCGACACAATTACTTTTCAGGAATGATGCCTATTATAGCGTAATTCCTAGAATTGGTGGATCACCAAGCATTTTGATGCATCACCAATTTGATGATGTGGAAGATGAAGTGCAGTGGGATGAAGGCTGCATGAATGATGAAGAGACACACGTAACACACACTACAGTACAGAAGCCTTGTTGCTGCTCAGTCACAGATGCTACTATTGGCCTAAGATACAAAGAAAGTGCTAAGTATGTACCATCAACTTCAAAAGGCCCATGTAAGCCCATGCCTGAAAGACCTGCTCATGTTGCTGCTGAGTGCAGTGGGAGAAGTCTGAGTGATGAGATCGAAGACAAGGCTAGCACAAGTACTCAATCAGAAATTGAATACGGATACCAAACACTTCACAATCTAGAAAGCATGCCAATGGCAACTCAATCTTCATCTGAAGCACTTAAAGAGGAAGAGCTACTTGATGTTATGTTATTGTTATATCATCTGGGCATCTCACCAAATTTTAGGCAG GCGTTTTATTTCATGTCTCAGCAGTCACAATCCATTTATTTACTGGAAGAAACTGACAGGCAGATACGAGAAAAATCATGCGCAGAGCAAGTAAGGCGTTTGAAAGAAGCCCGGAATAGCTATCATGAGGATTTGGTGGATTGTGTACGCCATTGTGTTTG GTACCGGGCCACTCTTTTCTCTCCATGGAAGCAAAGGGGAATGTATGCAACTTGCATGTGGGTTGTGGAGCTTCTTTTGGTCCTTAGTGACTCAAAAACCATTTTCCAGTATGTTCCTGAGTTCTATGTGGAATCGCTG GTTGATTGTTTCCATGCCCTGCGAAGGAGCGATCCTCCTTTTGTTTCGCCTGCAGTATTCCTCAAGCAAGGGCTGGCCTCATTT GTCACTCTGGTTGTCAAGCACTTTGACGATACGAGGATAGTGAATCCAGACTTgaaagatcttcttcttcaatcAATTTCAGTCCTTGTACAGTACAAAGAATTCATGCTTGTTTTTGAGAACAATCGGGAGGCTATAAATAGAATGCCAAGGTCACTTTTATCAGCTTTTGACAACAGATCATGGATTCCTGTTAGTAACATACTTTTCCGACTCTGCAAAGGCTCAGGATTTGCTTCCTCTAAGAATGGTGAAtcttcatcatccgcaactttTCAG GTTCTACTTAGGGAAACATGCATTCATGAACAAGAACTGTTCTTTTCCTTCCTCAATCGACTTTTCAACACACTCAGTTGGACAATGACCGAGTTCTCCATGTCGATCCGAGAGATGCAAGATAAACACCAG GTTGCTGACCTGCAGCAAAGGAAGTGCAGTGTAATTTTTGATATATCTTGTAATCTTGCGAGGATCTTGGAATTCTGTACCCGAGAGATTCCTTGTGCATTCCTCGCGGGACCAGATATGAATTTGCGGAGGTTGACTGAATTGGTTGTCTTTATTCTCAACCACATCATATCAGCAGCTAACGCAGAGTTCTTTGACAT GACTCTAAGACGGCCAGGGCAGCATCAAGAGAAAACAAATCGTACTATGATCTTGGCTCCTCTTGTAGGCATTATCCTCAATCTTATGGAATGCAGCAGCACATCAGAACATAGGGAGCTAAATGATGTGATTGCAGTGTTTGCAAGCATGGATTGTCCCACAACAATCCATTTTGGGCTGCAGTACCTACTGAGCTACAACTGG AGCAATGTTCTCCGAGGGGATGCCTCCCTTGCAAAGCTAGCACAGCTTGAAGAGTTCTCTCATTACTTCCGACGCATTACAATGGCTGTGGACGGTGAAGATCGTATCCTAAACACAGGTGACGAGGAAAAAGATGACACCTGTTGCATTTGCTACAGCTGTGATTCGGATGCAACATTCCAGCCATGCCATCACCGGTCCTGCTTTGGCTGCATAAGCAGGCATCTCCTGAACAGCCAGAGGTGCTTCTTCTGCAATGCAGTAGTAACATCAGTTACAAGGATAGCCGATTCGTGA